One window from the genome of Deinococcus sp. NW-56 encodes:
- a CDS encoding glucose-1-phosphate thymidylyltransferase has translation MKAIIPAAGLGTRLRPLTYTRPKPVLPVAGAPIIVHALRTLLAAGISEVGIIVSDATRTEIEQTLEQAPGAHVTLIDQHEQLGLGHAVLTAREWVGGDNFCVYLGDNLFEHGVRPFIERFEAERPAAVIALVEVADPTAFGVAELDGDRITRLVEKPKNPPSNMAVAGLYCFTPQVFGVLDGMPPSARGEYEITDAIQGLIERGERVLGQRVEGWWKDTGRPADLLDANRLLLEQITADVQGEVEESRLTGRVIVPASARVVRSKIVGPVLLGEGVVVEDAYIGPFTSVGPGSVIQRAEVEHSVVDAEARIENVNTRLQDCLIGVRAQVRGGRTVPSTHKLTLSDASIVELA, from the coding sequence ATGAAAGCGATTATCCCCGCCGCTGGCCTGGGCACCCGCCTGCGTCCCCTCACCTACACCCGCCCCAAGCCGGTGCTGCCTGTGGCGGGGGCACCCATCATCGTGCACGCGCTGCGGACCCTGCTGGCCGCTGGCATCTCCGAGGTCGGCATCATCGTCTCGGACGCCACCCGCACCGAGATCGAGCAGACGCTGGAGCAGGCCCCCGGCGCCCACGTCACCCTGATCGACCAGCACGAGCAGCTCGGGCTGGGGCACGCCGTCCTGACGGCCCGTGAGTGGGTGGGGGGGGACAATTTTTGCGTCTACCTGGGCGACAACCTCTTCGAACACGGGGTGCGGCCCTTTATCGAGCGCTTCGAGGCCGAGCGTCCGGCGGCCGTGATCGCCCTCGTGGAGGTGGCCGACCCCACCGCCTTCGGGGTGGCCGAACTCGACGGCGACCGCATCACCCGGCTGGTCGAGAAACCCAAGAACCCGCCCAGCAACATGGCGGTGGCGGGGCTGTACTGCTTTACGCCGCAGGTGTTCGGGGTGCTCGACGGGATGCCCCCCTCGGCGCGTGGGGAGTACGAGATCACCGACGCCATTCAGGGGCTGATCGAGCGCGGCGAGCGGGTGCTGGGCCAGCGGGTGGAGGGCTGGTGGAAGGACACCGGCCGTCCCGCCGACCTGCTGGACGCCAACCGCCTGCTGCTCGAGCAGATCACCGCCGACGTGCAGGGCGAGGTCGAGGAGTCGCGCCTCACGGGCCGGGTCATCGTGCCCGCCTCCGCGCGGGTGGTCCGCAGCAAGATCGTGGGGCCGGTGCTGCTGGGCGAGGGCGTGGTCGTGGAGGACGCGTACATCGGCCCCTTCACCAGCGTGGGGCCGGGCAGCGTGATTCAGCGGGCCGAGGTCGAGCACAGCGTGGTGGACGCCGAAGCCCGCATCGAGAACGTCAATACCCGGCTTCAGGACTGCCTGATCGGGGTGCGGGCGCAGGTGCGCGGCGGTCGCACGGTG